GGAAATCACCCGAGGTTACTTGCCTTAACCCCTACCCCGCCACGTCCTGCCCCATCACCAGCGCGTCCACATCAAAGCCGAGTGACCGGGCCTTGTCGGTGAGCATCTTCCACGTCGCGGGCGCCATGGTCGGCGTGCGGCTCAGGATCCACAGATACGAGCGGTCGGGGCCGCAGACCATCGACCACTGGTAGTCTTCCTTGTCGAGCGCGATAACGTTGTAGCCGCCGTAGAACGGGCGAAAGAACGAGACCTTCAGGGCGCCCACGTCGCGCGGGCCGACGAAATAGGCGCGGCCCTCGGCCTTGGCCATCTCGCCCGTGGCCTTCTCGCGGCCCTGATTGAGTACATTGATGCCGCCATCCTCGCGGGTCGAGTACTGGGCGGTGACATCGACCAGGCCTTCTTCGAAGCGATTTTCCATCCGGGCGATCTCGAACCAGCGACCCAAATAGCGCTCGGCCTCGAAGCCCTCGACTGGCGCGATTCCCTCGGGTGCCTGCGTGCAACCTGCACCCAGCAGACCCGCGCACAACAAAACCACCGGCAACCACCAGCACACACCCGTATTCCGACCTGCCACTTTCAATCCTGTTCCTGCTCGCACGGCTTCACCCGATTCCTTTGTCTGATGCGCCTGACATGAGCCCCTTTTCGGAGCCCTTGGAGGAGCTTCTTGTTTCGACCCGCGCCCGGCCCTCTTGCCGGCGCGTACCCTGCGATTTTTGCAGAAAAACACAGGCCGGAAAACCACAGGCCCGGTTCCGCCCGAACGGCGGCGAAGCCGGCGTTTGCGAAGCGGCCGCTGGCAGGCAAAAGACTATATATGGAAAGACCCGCCTTCACCCAAAACCGCGGCGCTTCGCTGCTCTATTGCACCGTCGTCTATCTGATCGCCGTCCCGGCGGCCTGGTATACGTTTTCGGCCTCTGGGCTCTCGCCTCTGTGGGCGATGACCGCCGGGCTCTATGTGGCATCGATCATCACCTTTCTGGCGATGCTGCCCGTGAACAACGGCTCGGTCTTTGATGCCTATTGGAGCATTCTGCCGCCGGCGGCCGCCGGCTACTTTGCCACGCTGGCAGCAGTGCCTGACTGGTCGATGCGCCAGATCGCGGTCATGACGGTCGTTTGGTTCTGGGCGATTCGATTGACGCTGAACTGGGCCCGCAGCTTTCCGGGGCTGCATCACGAGGACTTCCGCTACATCGACCTTTACGAGAAGACACCGACGCCGCGCTGGTTTGTGCAGCTGGC
The Candidatus Binatia bacterium genome window above contains:
- a CDS encoding lipocalin family protein produces the protein MKVAGRNTGVCWWLPVVLLCAGLLGAGCTQAPEGIAPVEGFEAERYLGRWFEIARMENRFEEGLVDVTAQYSTREDGGINVLNQGREKATGEMAKAEGRAYFVGPRDVGALKVSFFRPFYGGYNVIALDKEDYQWSMVCGPDRSYLWILSRTPTMAPATWKMLTDKARSLGFDVDALVMGQDVAG